GCAGCGATACAAACAGGCTGCTTATATTTGCCGAAGAGTTAACTCCGATGATAGCAATCACTGAAAGCAGACAGATCAAACCGATTATCTAAACATAAGCATAGCCTTTTCCTGTTATTTAGAGTAACTAACCTTTGGATCAGTCTGTGCCTTTAATTTTTAGCCGATTCTTTTCTCAAAAGGTACCTCTGAATCTTACCGCTTAGTGTTTTAGGAAGACTTTCAACAAATTCTACTTCCCTTGGATACTGGTGTTTGGATAATTTCCCCTTTACAAAATTACTTAATTCTTTCGCTAGCTCATCAGACCCCTGAAAAGACGGATTCAAAACGACAAATGCTTTTACTATTTCACCTTTTGCGCTATCAGGTTTACCTACGACAGCAGCTTCGTCCACTGCTGGGTGTTCAATAAGACTGCTCTCTATTCGAGGAAATGACGGTGGAAGAAAACCGAAATGCACTTCTTGAAAACTTTAAAGCCATAGGTGGAGAACCCGAAAATGTGGCAAAGGTTGAAGATTTGTCGATTCCAGTTAATGGTACAGACATTGATATTCGCATTTATACTCCTGAAGGTGAAGGTCCGTTTCCTGTATTCGTTTACTATCCTGGCGGAGGCTGGGTAACAGGAGATTTAGAAGTTGCAGATTCTACTTTACGCGCTGTTACGAATGTTTCTGAATGTTGTGGTTGTATCCGGTTCATTACAGACTTGCCCCTGAACACAAGTTTCCTGCTGCACCTGAAGATTGCTATGCAGCTGCAAAATGGGTATCAGAAAATATTTCTAAGTACAATGGAGATCCAGAACGCTTAGCAGTAGGTGGAGACAGTGCCGGTGGCAACCTGGCTGCAGTAGTACCTTTGATGGCTAAAGAACGTGGAGGCCCATCTATCGCTTATCAGTATTTAATCTATCCTGTAACTGATTTTACTTTTGATACGGGATCATATAGGGAAAATGGAGAAGGTCACTTTTTGGAAACAGCAGGCATGCATTGGTTTTCTGATCATTATATTGACAAAGAAGATAGAACAAACCCTTATGCTGCACCGCTTCGTACTGAGAACGTAAGCAACCTTCCCCCTGCACTAGTAATTACTGCAGAATACGGTGTGTTACGAGATGAGGGCGAGGAATATGCTGACCGTTTAAAAGAAGAAGGGGTTCCTGTTGAACGAACACGATATAATGGTCAGATTCACGGATTTTTCTGGATGTCTGAAATTATGGATGATGCGAGAAAGTCAATTGAACAAGTCGGAAACTCCTTAAAGAAAAATCTTTCGTACAAGCATTCTAGTTAATAATTTATAAAATCCAATTGATAAAGAGCCGTTCCAAAGGGGGCGGCTCTTTTAAGTAATAAGAAGAATAATGGCCGATAGATTGTAAATGGAGTTTTTTTACATCTAAACGAAGAAAAGATTGAGTAATGAATAAAAGGTTGTTATAATAAAACAAACAACTGTTTGAAATTTAAGGGAAGGCGGTTGTCATGTTGAATGAAGTAAAAAAACGTTCCTTTAATACAAAAAAATCAAGCGAAAAATTTACGAAAATAGTAAGTGCAGCTGCGAAAATTTTTAGAATTAAAGGATATAAAGAAGCGACACTTGAAGATATTGCGAATGAAGTGGGAATGCTAAAAGGAAGTCTTTATTACTACATCAGCAAAAAAGACGATCTATTGTATGAGGTAGTACAAAGACCTTTATATGAAATGACCTTAAATCTAAAAAATATAGCAGAATCAAAATCCAGTCCTACTGAAAAATTAGAACGGGCTCTAAAAAATCATGTGGATAGTTTTGAAAAATATCAATCAGAACTTTTTGTTTGGATTTCCATAGAGTGGATTCATTCTGATTTTGGCGGGGAAATTGCCGATTTAGGTAATGAATATGATCGTTTATTTAGAAAAATCATTTTAGAAGGCGTCGAAACGAATAACTTTCGAAATGATTTAGATCCTAAATTAATGGTTTTCGCTATTTTTGGAATATACAACTATATGCAGCGTTGGTATTCTACGGAGAGCCACTATTCCATGGATGAAATAGGAAAACAATTTGAAAAGTTTGTGCGGCAAGCTGTCGCTAATTTGGAAAAGTAATAGGCTTCACGTACTTTTTTTCATATACTTATCAATAAAAATACTCTGCTAACACGAAAATGCTTCACAGTAGTTGGAGCATTTTTATTTTCCCTCCTGTTCATTGAAGAACCTGTTTCACTTAATTTCTACTTATAATTTAAAACAAACAATTGTTTGAAATTAAAGTTTTATCATTAAAAACGTTTTAGTTACGCATTAGTTTATTTTATTCGACCACATAAACTATGACACGTGGGACCGTGAACTTGTTGGCTACAAAGTGTAAGAAATAGCTGGTGAAGGGATAGGGGAGTAATGTAATGAATCTTTTTCAATTAATAAAATATTTGGAGTGGATGATATGAAAATAATAGGGCTATCTGGAACCATTATAGGTTCAAAAACGTCGGCAGTCATAAACCCATATACTAGAGGAAGTTAAAAAAGCAGAGACATCGATCGAAACTGAATGTATTGATTTAAAAGAATATAGTTTAAAATTTTGTGATGGCTTATAATGAAGACACGAGAAAAGTAATTGAAAAAATGTCTTCTGCAGATATATATTATTGGAACACCTATTTTTAATGCATCAATGTCTGGCGCATTAAAAAACTGGACCTCATTCCTCCTTTTGTCTTTAATAAAAAAGTAATGGGTTTTGTGGTAACTGGAGAGTGAACATTATTTTGTCATTGAGAATCAACTCAAAACCATTGCCGGATATTATCAAGCTTATGTAGCAACAAATAATATGCTTATTGTAATGAGATCATTGATAAGGAAACATCGGAGAAAATAACAGAACTTGCTAATGAATTAGCATTTATGGGTAAAAACTTAACCAAAATTACAATTTCTTAAAGAATGTGAGAATCATCCGTACTGCTGAGCATAATGACCTGGAACTAGAAATTAGACTGTTTGAGGGGGTACAATAATATGGAAGAATCTCCCTCAAACAGCCTTGAATTAAAAAAGAAATATTTATTTTTTAAAACGTGTATGAATGTTATTATGCTTGTACGTACCATTTTGAAATTCCACTAATTCAAATGAAAGGCCCAAGTATCGTCTTTCAAACAGATCTGAAAAGTGCTGTTTCATTTCTTCAAAAATGGCATCGCAAGCTTCTGTTTTTTCTGCTTGAGACCGACCTGTACCGATTTTTAATTGAGCATGTACGAAAGCGTCATCCTCCGTACCATCTGCAATCACGTAATCTTGAAGTTCAATGGCTCTTGAACGGATGCCCCCGATTGGAAAGACATCACTTCGTTCGATTAATATCTTATTGATTTTCTTTAACAGATTTTTTATCTCACCATCTTCTCTTAAATTATTAGTATATTCCACTATGAAATGAGGCATGTGAACTCCTCCTTTTTATGAGTTTTGGAACTGTTTATCACTAATAATGTAATTTTTTAATGCACCGATGCCTTCAATTTCAGTAACCACTTCGTCTCCAGCGTTTACTTTTTCAAGTCCTTCTGGCGTACCAGTAAGTATGACATCGTTAGGATTTAAAGTCATAAAATGGCTTAAGTATTCAATTAAATCTGGAATGGAAAAAATCATGTCTTTTGTGGTACCTTGCTGGGTTACTTTACCGTTAACTATTGTTTTTAGTGACAGATTCATGGGATCTTTGATGTCGTTCCGATCAACAAACCAAGGTCCAATTGGTGTGCAGGTATCTCG
This DNA window, taken from Alteribacillus bidgolensis, encodes the following:
- a CDS encoding alpha/beta hydrolase, which gives rise to MLWLYPVHYRLAPEHKFPAAPEDCYAAAKWVSENISKYNGDPERLAVGGDSAGGNLAAVVPLMAKERGGPSIAYQYLIYPVTDFTFDTGSYRENGEGHFLETAGMHWFSDHYIDKEDRTNPYAAPLRTENVSNLPPALVITAEYGVLRDEGEEYADRLKEEGVPVERTRYNGQIHGFFWMSEIMDDARKSIEQVGNSLKKNLSYKHSS
- a CDS encoding TetR/AcrR family transcriptional regulator; the encoded protein is MLNEVKKRSFNTKKSSEKFTKIVSAAAKIFRIKGYKEATLEDIANEVGMLKGSLYYYISKKDDLLYEVVQRPLYEMTLNLKNIAESKSSPTEKLERALKNHVDSFEKYQSELFVWISIEWIHSDFGGEIADLGNEYDRLFRKIILEGVETNNFRNDLDPKLMVFAIFGIYNYMQRWYSTESHYSMDEIGKQFEKFVRQAVANLEK
- a CDS encoding 5-carboxymethyl-2-hydroxymuconate Delta-isomerase, with amino-acid sequence MPHFIVEYTNNLREDGEIKNLLKKINKILIERSDVFPIGGIRSRAIELQDYVIADGTEDDAFVHAQLKIGTGRSQAEKTEACDAIFEEMKQHFSDLFERRYLGLSFELVEFQNGTYKHNNIHTRFKK